In a single window of the Rhineura floridana isolate rRhiFlo1 chromosome 3, rRhiFlo1.hap2, whole genome shotgun sequence genome:
- the DUSP1 gene encoding dual specificity protein phosphatase 1: MVNMQVCALNCETLRELLKDRSLQCLVLDCRSFFSFNSSHISGSCNVRLSTIVRRRAKGAMGLEHILPNEEVRARLLKGLYHAVVLLDERSADLEAPKRDSTLLLALNTLCREARDTRICFLRGGYDAFLSACPELCTKPSAPKNLTLPLSTNNVPGSADSNCSSCGTPLYDQGGPVEILPFLYLGSAYHASRKDMLDALGITALINVSANCPNHFEGHYQYKSIPVEDNHKADISCWFNEAINFIDSVKNDGGRVFVHCQAGISRSATICLAYLMRTNRVKLDEAFEFVKQRRSIISPNFSFMGQLLQFESQVLAPNCSAEAGSPAMSALDRGTSTTTVFNFPVSIPVHSSSSALSYLQSPITTSPSC; the protein is encoded by the exons ATGGTCAACATGCAAGTGTGCGCCCTGAACTGCGAGACGCTCCGCGAGCTGCTCAAGGACCGCTCCTTGCAGTGCCTGGTGCTGGACTGCcgctccttcttctccttcaacTCCTCGCACATCAGCGGCTCCTGCAACGTCCGCCTGAGCACCATCGTCCGGCGGAGGGCCAAGGGAGCCATGGGCCTGGAGCACATTCTGCCAAACGAGGAAGTGCGCGCCCGCCTGCTCAAGGGGCTCTACCACGCCGTCGTGCTCCTGGATGAGCGCAGCGCCGACCTAGAGGCGCCCAAGAGGGACAGCACTCTCTTGCTGGCCCTCAACACCCTCTGCAGGGAAGCCAGGGATACCCGCATCTGCTTCCTCAGGG GAGGATATGATGCCTTCTTGTCCGCCTGTCCTGAGCTGTGCACAAAGCCATCTGCTCCTAAAAACCTGACTTTGCCGCTCAGCACCAATAATGTGCCTGGCAGCGCTGATTCAAACTGCAGCTCCTGTGGGACTCCTCTCTATGATCAG GGTGGTCCGGTGGAGATCCTACCTTTCCTGTATTTAGGCAGTGCCTATCATGCTTCCAGGAAAGATATGCTGGATGCTTTGGGGATCACAGCCTTGATCAATGTTTCTGCCAACTGCCCAAACCATTTTGAGGGGCACTATCAGTACAAAAGCATCCCTGTGGAAGACAACCACAAAGCTGACATCAGCTGCTGGTTTAACGAAGCCATCAATTTTATAG ATTCTGTTAAAAATGACGGTGGGCGAGTGTTTGTTCACTGCCAGGCTGGCATCTCCCGCTCAGCGACCATCTGCCTTGCTTACCTTATGAGGACCAACCGAGTCAAACTGGATGAAGCCTTTGAGTTTGTGAAGCAGAGAAGAAGCATAATCTCCCCCAATTTCAGCTTCATGGGGCAATTGCTGCAATTCGAGTCCCAGGTTCTTGCTCCAAATTGCTCAGCAGAGGCTGGGAGCCCTGCAATGTCTGCATTGGACAGAGGAACATCCACTACAACAGTCTTTAACTTCCCTGTCTCCATCCCAGTCCACTCTTCTTCCAGTGCACTAAGCTACCTTCAGAGTCCCATCACCACCTCTCCGAGCTGCTGA